Part of the Halodesulfovibrio aestuarii DSM 17919 = ATCC 29578 genome, ACTGTCACCTATGTGACTCACGAAGAATATAAGGGAAATACCCAAAAAAGCGTTGCCATTATTCGAACTGGTGAGTTTACTCCATATGCAAATATCACACTGAAATCCGGCGTCGTATTTTAATGGAGCCAGTAGTTATGGATAACGTGCTACTCAGGTTGGAAGGTATTGAAAAAAGCTTCCCCGGTGTAAAAGCACTGGATGGAGTTAATCTTACAGTCACAGCCGGACGCGTCATGGCGCTCATTGGTGAAAACGGCGCGGGTAAGTCTACACTTATGAAGGTGCTTACAGGCATCTATAAACGTGATGCCGGAACCATGACCTACCTCGGGGAAAAGACCGAGTTCAAAGGCCCTGCTCAGTCTCAAGCCGCTGGAATCTCTATTATCCATCAGGAATTAAACCTCCTTCCGGAACTCTCTATTGCTGAAAATATTTTTCTCGGTAGAGAACAAACCGGAAGACTCGGCAATATTCGATGGGATCGAATGTACCGGGATGCAGACGAACTGCTGCAACGTCTAGGTGTCACACGTTCTTCAAAAACTCGACTCGGCGAACTTGGTATCGGCGAACAACAGATGGTAGAAATTGCAAAAGCGTTATCGTTTGAATCGCGTGTTATCATCATGGACGAACCAACCGATGCTCTGACAGACACAGAAACACAGGCTCTTTTCTCCGTAATTAATGAACTTCGCGACGCAAACTATGGCGTCGTGTATATTTCCCATCGCTTAAAAGAAATATTCGAAATCTGCGATGACGTTACAATCCTGCGTGACGGGAAATTCATTGCGGAAATGTCGGTTAACGACATCAACGAAGAGACGCTTATTGAACTAATGGTTGGTCGCAAATTAGAAGAACAATACCCACGAATCGCGGTTGCAAAAGGTGATGTCCTTTTACGGACAAAAGAGCTTTCTGCCGAGGGTGTGGACAAGGTCAACCTTGATATATGCGAAGGCGAAATTGTCGGCGTTGCCGGCCTCATGGGAGCTGGCCGTACAGAACTTATGAAAGCAATCTTCGGTGCAAATCCTGTCACTGCTGGCGACATCACCTTAAAAGGTAAAAGAATACACATCCGCAGCCCCAAAGATGCTCTTGATGCAGGAATTGCTTTTATCAGTGAGGATCGCAAAGCGGACGGGCTCATCCTTGGCCTCTCTGTAAAAGAAAATATGACGCTCTCCGCCCTCAAACATTTCAGTAATGTCTCAGGGTACGTGGATCACTCTAAAGAACGTGAAGCTGTGGACGACTACATTGGGACATTCAACATCAAAACTCCAAGCCGGAGGCAGCCTGTCGGGAATCTTTCCGGAGGAAACCAGCAAAAAGTTGCCATTGCCAAAGGCCTTATGACCCGTCCTAAGATACTCATCCTCGACGAACCTACCCGCGGAGTTGATGTAGGCGCAAAAAAAGAAATCTACCAGATCATCAACACATTTAAAAAAGAAGGCATGAGCATTATTCTTGTTTCCTCAGACATGCCGGAAATTCTCGGAATGAGCGACCGTATTGTTGTAATGCATGAAGGCCGTATCAGTGGTGAGTTTGCCGCTGCCGAGGCTACTCAGGAAAATATTATGGCCTGCGCTGTAGGCAAGAAGCGTTAGGATAACATCCGTATGACAACTCAAAAGAAAACACTCACCACAAAACTTATTGAGCAGAAAACACTTATCGCACTTATCATTATGATTGTGGTAGTATCCCTGCTGAATCCACATTTTTTCACCACTGGCAACATTCTGAACATTCTCAGACAAACCGCGGTTAACGCCATTATCGCCGTGGGAATGACCATGGTTATTCTTACAGCAGGAATTGACCTCTCAGTTGGTTCTATTCTTGCCCTGTGCGGAGCCATAGGCGCATCCCTTATTGCCAGCGAGCTTCCAGTACTTGTTGCAATCGGCGCATCTCTTACGGCTGGCGCCATTGTTGGAGGTGTCACTGGTATTATCATCGCAAAAGGCAAAGTGCAGGCATTTATCGCCACACTTGTTGCCATGACTCTGGTGCGCGGACTCACACTTGTGTATACAGACGGCCGTCCTATTTCCACTGGATTTACAGATGTTGCAGATAATTTTGCGACTATAGGAACCGGCTATCTGCTCGGTGTTCCAGTCCCTGTATGGATTATGGCGATCACCTTTCTTACGGCATGGTACCTGCTCAACCATACCCGTCTTGGCCGGTACATCTATGCACTTGGTGGCAACGAAGCAGCCACACGTCTTTCCGGCATAAATGTAGACCGCATTAAAATTACTGTTTACGCACTCTCCGGCCTGCTATCCGCACTGGCAGGCCTTATCGTCACATCCCGTCTTTCCTCTGCACAGCCTACAGCAGGTGCAGGCTATGAGCTTGATGCCATTGCTGCCGTTGTTCTTGGCGGCACCAGTCTTATGGGCGGCAAAGGCTCCATTATTGGTACCCTTCTCGGGGCACTTATCATCGGTTTTCTTAACAATGCTTTGAACTTGCTTGATGTTTCATCGTACTACCAGATGATCGCCAAAGCACTGGTAATTCTTCTGGCTGTCCTTATTGATACAAAAAGCAAATAAGATCCTAATTCTAAGGAGAATCTGCAATGAAAAGACTGTTTGGTTTTACTGCGACGTTGGTACTTACTTTGGCTCTTTGCATTCCTGCCCACGCAAAAGATACCATTGCACTTGTTGTTTCCACGCTAAACAACCCATTCTTTGTCGCCCTGAAAGATGGTGCTGTTACCAAGGCAAATGAAATGGGAATTGAACTCATCGTGCTTGATTCCCAGAACGACCCGAGCAAAGAGCTCGCTAATGTTGAAGACCTCACAGTACGCGGCGTTAAAGCTATCCTCATCAATCCTACTGATTCTGATGCGGTCTCCAATGCTATCCGTATGATCAACAACGCAAATATTCCGGTTATCACACTTGACCGTGGCGCAACTCGCGGAAAAGTGGCAAGCCACATTGCTTCTGATAACGTGGCTGGTGGTAAAATGGCTGGCGATTATATGGCAGAACTCCTTGGTAAGGGCGCTAAGGTAATCCAGATTGAAGGTCTTGCCGGAACCTCTGCAGCACGTGATCGTGGTGAAGGATTTGCTCAGGCTGTTAAAGCAAATGACTTTAAGCTACTTGCAAGCCAACCGGCAGATTTTGACCGTACAAAAGGTCTTAACGTGATGGAAAACCTCCTCGCAGCACAGCCGGATGTTCAAGGCGTATTCGCACAGAACGATGAAATGGCTCTCGGCGCGGTACAGGCTGTTAAAGCCGCAGACAAAAAAGTGGTCATCGTTGGGTTTGACGGTACCAAAGACGGCATGGCAGCTGTAAAGCGCGGCGACATGGCAGCAACCATCGCCCAGCAGCCTGCGCTCATCGGCTCCCTCGGTGTCGAAACCGCTGGCAAAATCCTGAAAGGCGAAAAAGTAGAAGCAAACATCCCTGTCCCGCTCAAAGTTGTTAAATAGTATTTATGTGTGCCTCCGGCGGAGGCGGGAAACCTTGTGTAATGCAGGGGCAAGCCCCGCCCGCCGGAAGCTGACGTTGCGGAGTACGTATGGCTACGAAAAAACTCGTTGTTCTTGGCAGTGTTAATGCTGACCACATTCTACAGGTCGAATCTTTTCCCCGTCCTGGAGAAACTGTTTCCGGTCACGGTTACCGTGTTGTCCCCGGCGGAAAGGGGGCAAATCAGGCTGTCGCTGCTGGACGTCTTGGCGCAGAGATTTCTCTTATTGCCTGTGTAGGTGATGATGATTTCGGCAAACACATGATTGACGCTTTCGTTAAAGACGGAGTTCAAACAGGCGCAGTGACGACCATTCCGAATACCCCTACAGGTATCGCAATCATCTACGTTGACGCCAACGGAGAAAACTCCATTGGAATTTCTGCGGAAGCCAACGCACACCTGCTTCCGGAACTTGTAGAACCGCATCTTTCTCTCTTAAACAGTGCGCATACCTTGCTTATGCAATTGGAAACACCACTCATTACAGTTGAAATGATGGCAAAAGCTGCTCACTTGGCAAACAAGGTAGTTATACTCAATCCCGCACCTGCGCGCCCGCTTCCAGATTCTTTACTGGCGAATGTAACTATAATTACCCCAAATGAAACGGAAACAGAAATACTAACAGGCATTACAGTTAAAACAGAAGAAGACGCTCATAAAGCTGCTAATGTGTTCCATGCAAAAGGCGTGGACAAAGTTGTTATAACACTGGGAGCTGGAGGAGCATTTGTAAGTGATGAGTCCGGTACTCGAATTATTACTGGCTTTACTGTAAGTCCTACTGATACAACTGCTGCTGGTGATGTGTTTAATGGAGCTTTGGCTACTGCACTTCTTGAAAATAAAACAATGAACGATGCTGTTCTATTTGCACATGCTGCAGCTGCTATATCCGTCACCCGTCTCGGAGCGCAAACATCTATTCCGACACGTAAAGAAGTCGAAGATTTTTTTGTTAAAGAATGATGCTTTACGTCACACTAGTGAGTCTTACAGTACTATTGTAAGCAACTAGGTAGCTTCGTTTACACTAATACATCTAAAAACTGTGTCCTTCCTCATCTAATAGGACACAGTTTTTTCCATTTTTCTTTCACTATCTGTGGTAAAAATCCATCTGCTATCACTTTGAAATAAATAGTAGTCAATATTCCTCCAGACAGCTTGCCAATAACAAAACTGTATGCCAAAATTCGGCGTGTTTTGATGCGATCAAATTGACCCTAACTCAAGCAGAGACGCTATGACTCGAATATCAAATTCTATACGCACATTCCTGTTGTCCGCCATGGCGCTCTGCCTATTCTGCGTGACTGTCCCCTCCACTGCTCATGCCACATCGCAAGAAATGCGGCTAACCTCTTTTCGTCTTTCTGAAACCGATGGCGCTTTGATGCTCAATTTTGGAGTAGGAGTTACTCAGCTTGACCAGCTCCGGGTATTGCTGACAGAAGGCGCACAGGTTGAGCTTAACTGCCAAGTGCACCTATCCAGACCACGCTCATACTGGTTCAGAAAAAGCTTAGCCGAAACAAATATCACAAGTCATCTTTACTATGACACGCTTACAAAAGAGTACTACCTCACCCTCCCTGACACCAAAGCACCACAAAGAAATAAGAGCTTACGCAAATTGCTCGATGGGGCATGGAAGTCTATCACGCTTCCGGTAGGGAGTACGACATTATTGACTTCCGGTAACGAATACAGGGTTACTCTTCATATCGAGATGATTAATACTGACGTACCTGAATGGCTCACAAAGTCGTTCTTTTTCTGGTCATGGGATCCTGCTCCTCCAATACAATACTCAACGGACTTTACGTACTGATAGTACGCTGGAACACCTATGACCCCTAATGATCAGGGCACAATTATAGTAAACGCAATCGACGCACGCGAAAAAAAACGTCGCAAGCGCGAACTCATTCTTGCGGCTGTTGTCTTTCTCGTCATCATAACCCTTACATGGATAGAGCTTAAGTACCTCGGTGTGGATTCCTACTTTTTCCTTGCCTTGTTCAACTTAAACTTTATTCTCGTTCTTCTTATTCTCTTCATCGTACTGCGTAACGGGGTAAAACTTATCCTCGAACGCCGCCGCAAGGTACTTGGCTCTCATCTACGAACACGCCTTGTCCTTGTCTTCATGTGCCTTTCGCTTATCCCGACAGCCCTTATGTTCGTCATTAGCACACAATTCGTGCAAACATCTGTGGACTACTGGTTTAAAAATCAGGTTGAAACGTCTATGGAAACAGCGCTGGATATTGGACAGGCTTTCTATGCAGACTCACTCAATGATTTGGAGCATTTCAGCAATAATATCATCGAAAAAATCCGTGACCGGAAGTTTGCATGGGGCGGGAAGGGGATGGACAGCTTCCTTGAAGACAAACGTTCTGAATACAACTTAACCGTTGTGGGCGTTATGAGCCCTAAGCATGCAGAACAGAATTGGCACGGCAGAAAAGACATTGAAAAAGTTTGGGAAGAAACCAAAAGCCGTATCAATTGGGGAAATCTGGAAAAAAATCCACGCTTCTGGTCACTCATCTGGCCTGGTGCCGCTTCTGACTATGCGGTAGGCGTCATGCCTGTAGATGAAGGAAAAACAGGCTATCTCGTACTCGTTCGCAGTATAGGCAAGGACACCATGTTCAAGCTTGACCGCATTGTTCGAGGTCTGGACGAATATAAAAAACTTCGTACCCTCAAACGTCCGCTTAAAGTTACGCTCTATTTCATTCTGGGCGTGGTTACCCTGCTTATCATTCTTGGCGCCATGTGGTTCGGTTTCCGTCTTGCTAAAGAACTTGTTGAACCAATCCTTGCCCTTGGCAAAGCCACCGAACGAATTTCCAGAGGCGACCTCTCCGTACGCCTTGAAGATACGTCTAATGACGAACTGGGCGTTCTAGTTGCTTCATTCAACCGTATGGCTGAGGACTTGGAACAAAGCCGCAACAGCATTACTGATGTTAATACAAAGCTCGAAAAACAAAATCTCGAAAAAGAACAACGTAACCGTTATATTGAAGCAGTTCTCGACAACACGGCTGCCGGCGTAGTTTCCGTTGACTCTCTCGGACAAATTTCTACCATCAACAAAGCTGCTGCAAGCATGTTCGGTGTATCTGCTCAGGCTCTCATTGGCTGGAACGTGCGCTCTCTTTTGCGAAACCGCGTTGAAGGCGAACTTGTGGGCGAACTTGTAACACATTTCCAGACCACACCGGAATCACCATGGAAGCGTGAAATTGCCGTGAATATCGGCGGCAGAGAACTTAAGCTACTTCTCAGCGCTATAGGTCTCCCCGCGCATGACAGCAATCAATTTGGTTTTGTAGCGGTAATCGAGGACATTACTGAACTTGAAAAAATGCAACGTATGGCGGCATGGCGCGAAGTTGCACGGCGCATTGCGCACGAAATCAAAAACCCGCTCACTCCGATCAAGCTTTCCGCCCAGCGTCTGCAACGCAAATATGGCAAACAGATTGAAGAGCCTGCATTCAGCCAATGCACTAATCTTATTGTAAAAGAAGTCGAAGAACTGCAAAACATGGTTCAGGAGTTCTCCGCTTTTGCAAAACTGCCGGAAGTTATGCTTGCACCGGGGACAATTGCCCCGCTGCTTCAGGAACTTGTGACGTTGTACAAAAACTCCCACAGTAATATCAGCTGGAATTACCAACGGATAAACGACATTCCGATTATACAGATGGATAGTTCTGCCCTAAAACGTGTATTCATGAACATAATGTCCAACGCAGCTGAAATTCTTTCAGGACAAAACAACGCAACAGTTACTGTTACTCTTGAGCATAAACACGAATTAGGGCTTGTACGCGTTGATGTGGAAGACAATGGCCCGGGACTTACTCAGGAAGAGCGTTCGCGTCTGTTTGAACCATATTTCTCTCACAAGAAAGGTGGTACCGGACTTGGTCTGACCATCGTAAAATCTATCATCAGCGACCACCGTGGGTACGTACGCGCCAACAGTCCAGAACATGGTGGAACCATTGTCACAGTGGAGCTTCCTGTGGTATAATATTATCTGAATATTAATAAACGTTCCAACCCAGAACAAGAGGGAGCCAAAAACAATGCGCGCTGTACTTCTTGGTGGTTCGGGTTTTATTGGCAGAGCACTCACAAGCCGTCTGCTTGAAAATGATGTTCATGTAGTGGTCACATCACGTAATCCTCAACATGGTCGGTACCTTATTCCTGAAGGACACTCTTTCCATGTTGATTTTGCACTTTGGGACGGAAAAGACCCTGAACAACTCTCAACACACATCAAATCAGCCGATGCAGTTATCAACTTGATCGGTTCTAACATTGCTGCCGGACGCTGGACAGAAGAACGAAAGGAAGAAATTCGGAATTCCCGTATTTCAGCCGGAAACGCGCTATGCAGTGCTATTTCCATGCTGGAGGACAGACCGAAAGTAGTCATCCAAAGTTCGGCAATAGGTTTTTACGGAGCACACCCGACCTCCCCTGAAAATAGCTATGTGACTGAAGACAGTTCTGCTGGTCAGGGTTTTCTTGCATCCGTTTGCAAAGAATGGGAAGATTCAACGGCTTGCATGGACACTAGTGGAACCCGAAGAGTCATCATTCGTTCCGGCCTTGTGTTGGGCAACGGCGGTGTCTTGCATAAATTTCTTCCACCGTTCAAGTTCGGTGTCGGAGGCCCACTAGGAAACGGTAAGCAGGTAATGTCATGGATCCATATTCAGGATCAAGTCGACGCAATAATCCACATAATTAAGACTTCTTCTTGCACAGGCGTATTCAACCTTACTTCACCGAATCCTGAAACAATGGATACATTCTGCCGTACTCTCGGGTCAGTTCTGGGAAAACCGTCATGGTTACGTGTTCCGGCTCCGCTGTTACGCATAGCACTCGGAGAAATGGCTGAAGAACTCATTCTGCAGGGGCAGCGTGTCTTACCAGAAAAATTACTTGAATCCGGTTTCTGCTTTTCATATCCATCTCTGGATGACGCACTTGCCAACATCCTTCGTCCTTAGGCTCACACATTTCGTTTCTGTTTAATCACCTTATGGAGCTTCTATGCCTCAGTCCAAGGCTCGTATATTAATTATTGATGATGAAGAGGGAATCCGCTTTTCGCTGCGCGGTATTCTAGAAGACGAAAACTACATTGTGGATGAAGCAGAGAGTGGCGAACTTGGACTTAAGGCTGTTAAGGAATTATCGCCGGATCTCGTCTTCCTCGACATCTGGCTGCCCGGTATGGACGGCATGGAAGTACTGACCAATATCAAGCAGCATGACAAGACTCTCCCCGTCATTATGATCTCAGGACACGGCAACATCGAAACCGCCGTTAATGCCATCAAATATGGCGCACATGACTTTATTGAAAAACCGCTCTCTTTAGAAAAAGTCGTCATTGCGGCTGACAAGGCTCTAGAATTTCAGAACCTGCGTAAAGAAAACATAGCACTCAAATCCAGAATCCGCACTGAACAGACAATAGAAATCACAGGTAATTCTGCTCCGGTTGTAGAACTACGCGAGCAAATTGAACGAGTAGCTCCTACTGATACCTGGGTACTCATCACAGGTGAGAACGGAACGGGCAAAGAAATTGCCGCACGTTCCATCCATGCGCATTCTCGCAGGTCAGAGCAGCCTCTAGTTGCAGTAAACTGTGCCGCAATACCCGAAGAACTTATTGAATCAGAGCTGTTCGGGCATGAACGTGGTGCTTTTACCGGTGCGGATCAATCCAAAACCGGCAAGTTTGAAATGGCTGACAACGGCACGCTCTTTCTCGACGAGATCGGTGACATGAGCATGAAAACGCAAGCAAAAATCCTGCGCATCCTGCAGGAACAGTCCTTCGAGCGTGTCGGCGGAAACAAGACCATCAAAGTAAATGTTCGGGTCATTGCGGCGACAAATAAAACACTCGAGGATGAAATTCGTGAGGGAAACTTCCGGGAAGATCTTTATTACCGCCTGCGAGTATTTCCAATTTACGTCCCGCCGCTCAGAGAGCGTGGTTCCGACATCATCCTGCTTATTCAAAACTTCATCACTGCTCTTGTTGCAGAACATGGCTTTAAGCCACTCTCATTCGACGATGAGGCTACCACAGCGCTGCTTCAGTACGGTTGGCCGGGTAATGTACGCGAGTTAAAAAACTTTGTGGAACGTATGCTCATTATGTACGGTGGAAAAACAATTACTGCCAAAATGCTACCACCTGAATTCTCACAATTTGTACAGCAACCATCAGCCAGCTGCGAACAGCTTATCTCTGGTGGCTCTGTTGATTTTAAAGAAGCACGCAACCACTTTGAAGCAGCATTTCTTGAAGCCAAGCTCAAAGAATACGAAGGTAATATTACCAGACTTGCAGAAGCCATCGGTCTGGAACGCAGTTATCTCTACCGCAAGTTGCGATCATACAATATTCAATCAGAATAGACTTTTTTTCTTTATAGTTGCAGCATACTGATTTTTTTATGCATCCCGACACACAATCCATTCTACTAAGTGTGCAGGCTGGGTAATCTTCCGTAAATAAAAAAGCTATCGTCAAAAAATTATAAAAAAAGGGTGGAGTTTGTAACTCCACCCTTTTTTATTCAGTAATTAAAAACGGAAACAAAATTTTGTAAAAAATATTCGAATAATCGCAACCTAAAAGAATGTTCTCTCGCAGCGATTGTAAAGGAAAGTCCACTTTCTCTGTCGAAGGTCATAACCAAATGAGAGATAAGGCACTTTACAGACGAAGCTACATTAATTCCTTAATAGGATAAATTCGTTGCAGCAGCGTGGTTTTATTTTTGCTGATGGTCAGTTGCAATGCATATACTTCACTAAAAAGCATAGATTCCGGTACAGCGAAGGTTGTAACAATTCGCTTAAATCGGTTTATACTAAAGTCCATATCCTTATCATTCGCATCAATAACGACCACTTTTCCTTCTCTGGAAATAAAAGAAAGCGTGATTGTGCCACGAATAGTTCCCTTAGCATTTTTATTGTCCAATTTAAGCGACAATCGCAGGTTTCCACCTGTAGCTTTTTGCAATTTGAGGTTGGACACTTCAACGAGGTTGGTATCAACTATTTTCAAAATAGAAGAAAGATCAATCGGCGGTGGTAGCTCAGTTGAGGCTGACACACTCATAGAGGAGAATAGAGCCTGAAGTTCTTCAGGATCATTAGATTGCAAAATTTGTTCTATATTTTCAAGGCGTTCAACATACACTTTTAAATCGCGTAATTCTTTTTGCACGCCATGCCGTTCATTCATAAGAGCGGTATTTTTTTCCCACAATGAAAAGCTCGTAAAAATTCCGCATGCTGCCACTAACACCACGCAGAACAAAACGACCAGAAGCATTCGTAAACTAGACGAACTCACTCTGTATCGCCGTACGTTCGTATCATCACGCATTATGAGGACACTATACTTTTCACTCATCTATCAGGATCTCCACTCTTCACTTACAATGACCCATTGGTCACCTTGGGGCTGTAAAACCAGTGTCTTTTGTCCTTGGTCTGCATATCCTGTACTATCTGCATAATCTTGCTTCATACGCACTACAAGCCCCCGTCGGGACATGGACATTTTAATGTCAGAAAGTACAATTCTTACAGGCTTACTTTGCTGCCAGATCTCACGCTTATGTTCCGCGATGGCCTCAACACCCCGCCGCGAACCTTGCACCGCATTGTGTGCATATCTGCTGAGATACGCATCAACTGACTCATTTTTCCAATCTTTGATCCAACCATCAAGAAAGTTATGCACATTTGAGGCGATAGCGTCAAGATACGCCTTTTCTATACCTATTTTCCTCTCTTTCCACTCCATACCAACGATTACAAACTCTCCAGCACTATTTTTTTGCCAGTACAAACGTCGGACACCTTGAGAAACAAGGTTCGGGGCTCGATAGTATTGATCGAACCATGTTACCCAGTAATCGGGGCCTTGGAGTACATTGACATTATTTGTCCATGTAATGATCCAGGGAAGTCGAACAAAAAGACGTTTCTTTCTTTGAGCAAAAGCCGAAAAAGATTCACTCATACTCTTAGTAAAAGCCTCGGATGAGAACATTTTCAAAAAATCAGGAGATTTATTCCGCCATGCGGCAAGCCACTGCTGAGCTTTTTCTTTCAACTCAACAAAGTCTGAACCTGCTTTAAAGTACGGTGCAACCTGTTCGGCTAAAATTACAGGCGTATTAATTGTTACCTTAGAATCTAGATCGGCAATATCTGGATTATTTAAAGCAATACATCCTTTTGTTTCTCTTGGAACAATAGGAGTCCCTCTTCCGTGGATCCAAATACCATGGCCGTCTTTTTCTTTAAGCTTGTCCACTGGGTTGGGGTAATTAAGAGTATACGCTTCTTTTCCGTACAAGGCGTAGTCTAACCCACTGGTACGACGATTCTCTACAAAGTAGATACCCTCAGGAGTTTTTTTGTCTCCCTCACGCTGCTTATCGCCTTTAACCTGTCCGGAACTGCAAGGAATTTTACTGGAAGAAAGTTCACTGGCTTTCTGACCAAAAAACTGAGCAAATTGTTTGGATTTATCAACCGTAACAAGCATGGGGAGCTTTGCAGCATCTTTAGTAACAACAGCCTGCCAACCGGAAAAAGCCGGAACAACTGAAATGCTAAGCCAAAGGCAAATCAAAAAAAAGTACGAAAGCAAACGCATGAACATCCTTATTCCGGGAGAAGCGCCCCCGCATGCCGTAAGTAATTTGAAAGCAATAGTAATTATAAATCCAAACTGACAAAGGACATGAGAGAAGCAAACTTGTCAAGAAGTTGCGACCTAATGTCTCAGAAAAAAAAGAGTGCTTCCATACAGAAGCACTCTATACCATCTAATTTAGAACGTGCTAGTTTGTAGCAAGCGCTACAAGTTCTTTACGATCAAAGATAGATACAAGTTTGTATCCACGCTCTGCAAGTGCTTCTCGTCCACCTTCATCGCGGTCAAGCACTGCACATACGCAAGACACTTTGAGGCCGGAAGCTTCAATGCGTTCAATTGCAGTAATTACAGACCCGCCAGTGGTTACCACGTCTTCAAGCATAACAACCACGTCGCCCTCTGCAAAGTTTGCAAGTCCTTCTACACCCTGTCCGGTACCATGACCTTTAGGTTGTTTACGCACGATGAGTGCAGGAAGGTGCCCGCCCTTTTCATAAGAAATAACAGAAGTAGAACTTACAAGGGGGTCTGCACCAAGGGTCATCCCGCCCACGCCTTTTACTTCCGCAGCATTCTCAAGGCCGCAAATCAGTTCATAAAACAGGTTACCAATCAACCAAGCACCTTCAGGGTGCAGAGCGGTCTGACGGCAGTCGAAGTAGTAATCACTCTTTTTCCCAGAGGCGAGAGTGAAGTTTCCTTCTTTATAAGACTTCTCATACAGAAGTTTTGCAAGACGTTGTTTAAGATCTGCCATTTTCCGCTCCATAACGTATGTTAACTATAAATCTAAGAGTTGAATACACGGTCGAAAATCAAATCTTCGTGACGCAGGTAATAACTTGCATCAAAGATTTCATCCATCTTTTCAGAGGCAATACGCGCACTGATCTCTGG contains:
- a CDS encoding DUF4390 domain-containing protein, giving the protein MTRISNSIRTFLLSAMALCLFCVTVPSTAHATSQEMRLTSFRLSETDGALMLNFGVGVTQLDQLRVLLTEGAQVELNCQVHLSRPRSYWFRKSLAETNITSHLYYDTLTKEYYLTLPDTKAPQRNKSLRKLLDGAWKSITLPVGSTTLLTSGNEYRVTLHIEMINTDVPEWLTKSFFFWSWDPAPPIQYSTDFTY
- a CDS encoding sensor histidine kinase; amino-acid sequence: MTPNDQGTIIVNAIDAREKKRRKRELILAAVVFLVIITLTWIELKYLGVDSYFFLALFNLNFILVLLILFIVLRNGVKLILERRRKVLGSHLRTRLVLVFMCLSLIPTALMFVISTQFVQTSVDYWFKNQVETSMETALDIGQAFYADSLNDLEHFSNNIIEKIRDRKFAWGGKGMDSFLEDKRSEYNLTVVGVMSPKHAEQNWHGRKDIEKVWEETKSRINWGNLEKNPRFWSLIWPGAASDYAVGVMPVDEGKTGYLVLVRSIGKDTMFKLDRIVRGLDEYKKLRTLKRPLKVTLYFILGVVTLLIILGAMWFGFRLAKELVEPILALGKATERISRGDLSVRLEDTSNDELGVLVASFNRMAEDLEQSRNSITDVNTKLEKQNLEKEQRNRYIEAVLDNTAAGVVSVDSLGQISTINKAAASMFGVSAQALIGWNVRSLLRNRVEGELVGELVTHFQTTPESPWKREIAVNIGGRELKLLLSAIGLPAHDSNQFGFVAVIEDITELEKMQRMAAWREVARRIAHEIKNPLTPIKLSAQRLQRKYGKQIEEPAFSQCTNLIVKEVEELQNMVQEFSAFAKLPEVMLAPGTIAPLLQELVTLYKNSHSNISWNYQRINDIPIIQMDSSALKRVFMNIMSNAAEILSGQNNATVTVTLEHKHELGLVRVDVEDNGPGLTQEERSRLFEPYFSHKKGGTGLGLTIVKSIISDHRGYVRANSPEHGGTIVTVELPVV
- the rbsK gene encoding ribokinase — translated: MATKKLVVLGSVNADHILQVESFPRPGETVSGHGYRVVPGGKGANQAVAAGRLGAEISLIACVGDDDFGKHMIDAFVKDGVQTGAVTTIPNTPTGIAIIYVDANGENSIGISAEANAHLLPELVEPHLSLLNSAHTLLMQLETPLITVEMMAKAAHLANKVVILNPAPARPLPDSLLANVTIITPNETETEILTGITVKTEEDAHKAANVFHAKGVDKVVITLGAGGAFVSDESGTRIITGFTVSPTDTTAAGDVFNGALATALLENKTMNDAVLFAHAAAAISVTRLGAQTSIPTRKEVEDFFVKE
- the rbsA gene encoding ribose ABC transporter ATP-binding protein RbsA, coding for MDNVLLRLEGIEKSFPGVKALDGVNLTVTAGRVMALIGENGAGKSTLMKVLTGIYKRDAGTMTYLGEKTEFKGPAQSQAAGISIIHQELNLLPELSIAENIFLGREQTGRLGNIRWDRMYRDADELLQRLGVTRSSKTRLGELGIGEQQMVEIAKALSFESRVIIMDEPTDALTDTETQALFSVINELRDANYGVVYISHRLKEIFEICDDVTILRDGKFIAEMSVNDINEETLIELMVGRKLEEQYPRIAVAKGDVLLRTKELSAEGVDKVNLDICEGEIVGVAGLMGAGRTELMKAIFGANPVTAGDITLKGKRIHIRSPKDALDAGIAFISEDRKADGLILGLSVKENMTLSALKHFSNVSGYVDHSKEREAVDDYIGTFNIKTPSRRQPVGNLSGGNQQKVAIAKGLMTRPKILILDEPTRGVDVGAKKEIYQIINTFKKEGMSIILVSSDMPEILGMSDRIVVMHEGRISGEFAAAEATQENIMACAVGKKR
- the rbsC gene encoding ribose ABC transporter permease, with the protein product MTTQKKTLTTKLIEQKTLIALIIMIVVVSLLNPHFFTTGNILNILRQTAVNAIIAVGMTMVILTAGIDLSVGSILALCGAIGASLIASELPVLVAIGASLTAGAIVGGVTGIIIAKGKVQAFIATLVAMTLVRGLTLVYTDGRPISTGFTDVADNFATIGTGYLLGVPVPVWIMAITFLTAWYLLNHTRLGRYIYALGGNEAATRLSGINVDRIKITVYALSGLLSALAGLIVTSRLSSAQPTAGAGYELDAIAAVVLGGTSLMGGKGSIIGTLLGALIIGFLNNALNLLDVSSYYQMIAKALVILLAVLIDTKSK
- the rbsB gene encoding ribose ABC transporter substrate-binding protein RbsB; the encoded protein is MKRLFGFTATLVLTLALCIPAHAKDTIALVVSTLNNPFFVALKDGAVTKANEMGIELIVLDSQNDPSKELANVEDLTVRGVKAILINPTDSDAVSNAIRMINNANIPVITLDRGATRGKVASHIASDNVAGGKMAGDYMAELLGKGAKVIQIEGLAGTSAARDRGEGFAQAVKANDFKLLASQPADFDRTKGLNVMENLLAAQPDVQGVFAQNDEMALGAVQAVKAADKKVVIVGFDGTKDGMAAVKRGDMAATIAQQPALIGSLGVETAGKILKGEKVEANIPVPLKVVK